One window of the Trifolium pratense cultivar HEN17-A07 linkage group LG2, ARS_RC_1.1, whole genome shotgun sequence genome contains the following:
- the LOC123911200 gene encoding BURP domain-containing protein 9-like, which yields MAHKVVLFLLPFVLLFIINDHRSFARDMKIQQENEKQADQPYLDGWLKDSQAKSTSNANPAYLDGWLKDGQKAKSTPNGNQAYLDGWLKDNQAEKAKSTSNSNQVYLDGWLKDGQKEKSKPNSNHVYLDGWLKDSQEKSNHNSNQIYLDGWLKDNQAKSTLNSNQVYLDGWLKDAYLDGWLKDSQAKKTKSTPNSNQVYLDGWLKDNHDKSNPNFNHVYLDGWLKDNQAKSTANSNSVYLDGWLKDGQKVISNTNSNQAYLDGWLKDSQDEKAKSTADSKQVYLDGWLKDNQDQNEKTIKQAYLDGWLKDSQVDKSKATHISTQAYLDGLLKNSHAKPNDKLSSKVDHTEAFKMAFFAIEDMYAGNVMTLSFPIREYANFLPKKVADSIPLSKSQVPSLLQLFKLTKNSPQGEDMQDIIDQCESPLQKGETKACPTSMESMVEFVHSVIGADAKYNILTTQYPTTSGAALQNYTILEVSKDIYAPKWVACHPRPYPYALYYCHYLDIGSRIFKVLLKGQYGDIMDALAICHLDTSDMPPNHIIFKYLGMKPGEGPLCHFFPVKHIVWVPLPSEASN from the exons ATGGCGCACAAAGTTGTTCTCTTTCTCCTCCCTTTTGTCTTGCTCTTCATCATT AATGACCACAGAAGCTTTGCCAGAGATATGAAGATTCAGCAAGAGAATGAAAAACAAGCTGATCAACCTTATCTTGATGGCTGGTTGAAAGATAGCCAAGCAAAGTCGACCTCCAACGCCAATCCAGCTTATCTTGATGGATGGTTAAAAGATGGCCAAAAAGCAAAATCCACACCAAATGGCAACCAAGCTTACCTTGATGGATGGTTGAAAGATAACCAAGCTGAGAAGGCAAAATCCACCTCAAACTCCAACCAAGTTTACCTTGATGGCTGGTTGAAAGATGgccaaaaagaaaaatccaaaCCCAACTCCAACCATGTTTATCTTGATGGTTGGTTGAAAGATAGCCAAGAAAAATCCAACCATAACTCAAATCAAATTTACCTTGATGGTTGGTTGAAAGACAACCAGGCAAAGTCAACCCTCAACTCCAACCAAGTTTACCTTGATGGATGGTTGAAAGATG CTTACCTTGATGGATGGTTGAAAGATAGTCAAGCCAAGAAAACAAAATCCACCCCTAACTCCAACCAAGTTTACCTTGATGGATGGTTGAAAGATAACCATGACAAATCCAACCCTAACTTCAATCATGTTTACCTTGATGGCTGGTTGAAAGACAACCAAGCAAAGTCGACCGCCAACTCCAACTCAGTTTATCTTGATGGATGGTTGAAAGATGGCCAAAAAGTAATATCCAACACCAACTCCAACCAAGCTTACCTTGATGGATGGTTGAAAGATAGTCAAGATGAGAAAGCAAAATCCACCGCTGACTCCAAACAAGTTTATCTTGATGGATGGTTGAAAGATAACCAAGACCAAAACgaaaaaacaatcaaacagGCTTACCTTGATGGTTGGTTAAAAGATAGCCAAGTTGACAAATCAAAAGCTACCCACATCTCGACTCAAGCTTACCTTGATGGTTTGTTGAAAAACTCACATGCAAAACCAAATGATAAATTATCTTCTAAAGTTGACCATACAGAGGCATTCAAGATGGCTTTTTTCGCTATAGAAGATATGTATGCAGGGAATGTAATGACCTTGTCATTTCCTATCAGAGAATATGCTAATTTCTTGCCAAAAAAAGTAGCCGACTCCATTCCTTTATCCAAGTCACAAGTACCAAGCCTTCTTCAACTATTTAAGCTCACAAAAAATTCTCCTCAAGGTGAAGATATGCAAGACATAATTGATCAATGCGAATCTCCACTACAAAAAGGGGAGACCAAAGCTTGTCCTACTTCAATGGAGTCTATGGTTGAATTTGTTCATAGTGTTATTGGTGCTGACGCTAAATATAACATTCTCACAACTCAATACCCCACAACATCAGGTGCAGCTTTGCAGAACTACACCATTTTGGAAGTATCAAAGGATATCTATGCTCCTAAATGGGTAGCTTGTCACCCAAGGCCTTACCCTTATGCTCTTTACTATTGTCATTATCTAGACATAGGGAGCAGGATCTTCAAAGTTCTTCTAAAGGGTCAATATGGAGACATTATGGATGCTTTGGCCATTTGCCACCTAGACACATCTGACATGCCTCctaatcatatcatattcaaGTATCTTGGAATGAAGCCTGGGGAAGGTCCACTGTGTCATTTCTTCCCTGTAAAGCACATTGTTTGGGTGCCACTCCCATCAGAGGCCTCCAACTGA